Proteins from a genomic interval of Rhodococcoides fascians A25f:
- a CDS encoding SIMPL domain-containing protein: MSHGALDITVVGHGAATYPPEQCTLSLTVRTDGRTAESASEPAQQLVRELTRLVEPLYSSDGGPIDRWSVDQVRHSRNRPFNHDGEQLPYVYQAEASVEVQFSQLDLVDAFVYAASALEGVSIDHFDWDLTESSRISQTLAVRELAVQDAVAKAEAYASSLGRTSVHAVAIADPGLLPGTAEHGGPDASPRMFAAKSAPAGFALKPENITIVASVHARFTAT, from the coding sequence ATGAGCCATGGAGCACTCGACATCACAGTCGTCGGTCACGGCGCTGCCACCTATCCGCCCGAGCAGTGCACGCTGTCGCTGACCGTCCGTACCGACGGACGAACGGCGGAGTCGGCGTCCGAGCCGGCCCAACAACTCGTCCGCGAGCTGACGCGTCTTGTCGAGCCGCTCTACAGCAGCGACGGCGGCCCCATCGATCGATGGTCCGTCGATCAGGTGCGGCACTCGCGGAACCGGCCGTTCAACCACGACGGCGAACAACTGCCGTACGTCTACCAGGCGGAGGCGTCGGTGGAAGTACAGTTCAGCCAGCTCGACCTCGTCGATGCCTTCGTCTACGCAGCCTCTGCGCTCGAGGGTGTGTCGATCGATCACTTCGATTGGGACCTGACCGAATCGAGCCGGATCTCGCAAACGCTGGCAGTACGTGAACTCGCCGTTCAGGACGCGGTGGCCAAAGCCGAGGCCTACGCGTCGAGCCTGGGGAGAACGAGCGTGCACGCCGTCGCGATAGCCGATCCAGGTCTGCTGCCGGGGACCGCAGAGCACGGCGGCCCCGACGCCTCCCCTCGCATGTTCGCCGCGAAGTCGGCCCCGGCCGGGTTCGCGCTCAAACCCGAGAACATCACGATCGTTGCGAGCGTGCACGCCCGATTCACCGCTACCTGA
- a CDS encoding isopenicillin N synthase family dioxygenase gives MLPVLDLASAEKDPSAFERALREAAHRSGFFYLVGHGIETERMHDVLRLAREFFAVSDDVKDEISQLKSPHFRGYSRVGGELTNGRVDWREQIDIGPERPAIEGGEGYWNLQGPNLWPSQPAGFRETFEQWERTVSSLGLRLLRHWAQSLGASRNVFDQAFATAPATLMKVVRYPGTPDHSQGVGAHKDSGVLTLLLVEPDSSGLQVETTPDTWIDVPPLAGAFIVNIGELLEVATGGYLRATRHRVVAPGPGIDRISVPHFLSPALDAVVPVIELPAELAQHSRGVENDPDNPIYSTYGENAWKSRTRAHPDVAQLHHGIVPAGQRSAY, from the coding sequence ATGCTTCCTGTTCTCGATCTTGCTTCGGCCGAAAAGGATCCATCCGCGTTCGAGCGGGCACTACGCGAGGCCGCCCATCGGTCGGGCTTCTTCTACCTCGTCGGGCACGGGATCGAGACCGAGCGAATGCACGACGTGCTGCGTCTGGCACGGGAGTTCTTTGCTGTGTCGGACGATGTCAAAGACGAGATCAGTCAGCTGAAGAGCCCTCATTTCCGCGGCTATTCGCGGGTGGGTGGAGAGCTGACCAACGGTCGGGTGGATTGGCGGGAGCAGATCGACATCGGACCCGAACGGCCGGCGATCGAGGGTGGAGAAGGCTACTGGAATCTTCAGGGCCCCAATCTGTGGCCCTCGCAGCCAGCAGGATTCCGGGAGACGTTCGAGCAGTGGGAGCGGACGGTCTCGAGCCTCGGCCTCCGTCTCCTCCGGCATTGGGCGCAGTCGCTCGGCGCATCCCGGAACGTGTTCGACCAGGCCTTCGCCACCGCACCAGCAACCCTCATGAAGGTCGTGCGCTACCCGGGCACGCCTGATCACTCGCAGGGCGTCGGCGCACACAAGGATTCCGGAGTGCTGACGCTGCTCCTCGTCGAACCGGATTCGTCCGGACTGCAGGTGGAGACGACTCCCGATACGTGGATCGATGTGCCGCCGTTGGCCGGGGCATTCATCGTCAACATCGGCGAGTTGTTGGAAGTGGCAACCGGTGGTTACCTCCGGGCCACGCGGCACCGGGTGGTCGCGCCTGGGCCCGGCATCGACCGGATATCGGTGCCACACTTCCTGAGCCCGGCGCTCGATGCCGTCGTACCGGTGATCGAGCTGCCTGCCGAATTGGCGCAGCATTCAAGGGGAGTCGAGAACGATCCCGACAACCCCATCTACAGCACCTACGGCGAGAACGCATGGAAGTCCCGCACACGAGCACACCCCGACGTGGCCCAGTTGCACCACGGCATCGTTCCTGCCGGGCAGCGGTCCGCCTACTGA
- a CDS encoding DoxX family protein, with protein MTKSISRTIGRVVLGAFLVFAGLSHLFWARSTFAAQVPGWVPLSTDFVVLASGVVEIVLGLALLFWTARAPLVGWVVAAFFVAVFPGNISQFVTHTDAFGLDSDTARGIRLLFQPLLILWALWCTGAWAKYRLSRHGRTRSQ; from the coding sequence ATGACGAAATCGATATCTCGCACCATCGGCCGGGTCGTACTCGGGGCGTTCCTCGTCTTCGCCGGCCTGAGCCACCTGTTCTGGGCGCGCAGCACTTTCGCCGCCCAGGTGCCCGGGTGGGTGCCACTGAGCACCGACTTCGTCGTGCTGGCATCGGGGGTCGTCGAGATCGTGCTCGGGCTGGCACTGCTGTTCTGGACTGCCCGCGCACCGCTCGTCGGCTGGGTGGTCGCGGCCTTCTTCGTCGCGGTGTTCCCCGGCAACATTTCACAGTTCGTCACGCACACCGACGCGTTCGGCCTCGACTCCGACACTGCACGAGGAATCCGATTGCTGTTCCAGCCATTGTTGATCCTGTGGGCGCTGTGGTGCACCGGGGCATGGGCGAAGTATCGATTGTCACGACACGGGCGCACCCGGAGTCAGTAG
- a CDS encoding DNA polymerase IV — MTGSTPTDPGRRRWVLHVDLDQFIAAVEVLRNPDLVGKAVVVGGRGDPTERGVVSTASYEARAKGVGSGMPLRIAAKKIPDAVFLPVDKPAYDEASAMVMDTLRTLGVVVEVIGWDEAFLGVETDDPERFAKTVHDSVFDATGLHCSVGIGDNKLRAKIATDFDKPQGVYRLTQDNWFEVMGERGTDALWGIGKKISKRLTALGISTVRELADADDADLAAAFGPKIGPWLGTKGRGIDLAPVTSEPWVARSHSREVTFQTNVAEWSVIRQEVAALTSKVLADIEAENRPAVRAALKIRYAPFETHTVSAPIVGAPTFDPEILTSAAVALVDRLDHNREVRLIGVRLEMTPPQPL, encoded by the coding sequence ATGACCGGGAGCACCCCAACCGACCCAGGGCGTCGCCGATGGGTACTGCATGTCGACCTCGACCAGTTCATCGCTGCCGTCGAAGTGCTGCGCAACCCCGATCTGGTGGGCAAAGCAGTGGTGGTCGGCGGTAGGGGAGATCCGACCGAGCGCGGTGTGGTCTCGACGGCGTCGTACGAGGCGAGGGCCAAGGGTGTCGGTTCCGGGATGCCGCTGCGCATTGCCGCGAAGAAGATCCCCGACGCGGTCTTTCTCCCGGTCGACAAACCGGCATACGACGAGGCGTCGGCGATGGTGATGGACACGCTGCGGACGTTGGGTGTCGTAGTCGAGGTGATCGGCTGGGACGAAGCATTTCTCGGTGTCGAGACCGATGACCCGGAGCGCTTCGCCAAGACAGTGCACGACTCGGTGTTCGACGCGACAGGGTTGCATTGCTCGGTCGGCATCGGAGACAACAAGTTACGAGCCAAGATCGCGACCGACTTCGACAAGCCGCAGGGCGTCTACCGGCTGACGCAGGACAACTGGTTCGAGGTGATGGGTGAGCGTGGTACCGACGCGCTGTGGGGGATCGGCAAGAAGATCTCGAAGAGGCTCACCGCACTGGGCATCTCGACCGTTCGTGAATTGGCCGATGCCGACGATGCGGACCTGGCTGCGGCGTTCGGACCGAAGATCGGCCCCTGGCTCGGCACGAAGGGGCGGGGTATCGATCTCGCGCCGGTCACGTCCGAGCCGTGGGTAGCGCGATCACACAGTCGCGAAGTCACATTCCAGACCAACGTCGCCGAGTGGTCCGTGATTCGGCAAGAGGTCGCGGCTCTGACGTCGAAAGTGTTGGCAGACATCGAAGCCGAGAACCGGCCGGCCGTGCGAGCGGCACTGAAGATACGCTACGCACCGTTCGAGACGCATACCGTCAGCGCGCCGATCGTCGGTGCGCCGACCTTCGATCCGGAGATTCTGACCTCGGCTGCAGTGGCCCTCGTCGATCGCCTCGACCACAATCGAGAGGTTCGACTGATCGGCGTGCGGCTGGAAATGACTCCGCCGCAACCTCTCTGA